The DNA segment ACCCCGATCCGGATCAGCGCGCCGATCCCCTCCTCGTCGATCGACACGAAGGGGTCGTCCCCGAGGATCCCGCGCTCGAGGTAGTCGGGCAGGAACTTGCCGGCGTCGTCGCGCGAGAGGGCCGAGCCCATCTGGGTCAGGTCGTTGGTGCCGAACGAGAAGAAGTCCGCGTGGTGCGCGATCTCCTCCGCGACGAGGCAGGCGCGCGGCACCTCGATCATGGTGCCGATCGTGATCCGCACGCGCGTGCCCTTGTGCTCGCCGAGCACGCGCGCGATCTCCTCCTCGGCGAGCTTGCGCAGGCGCGCCAGCTCGCCCACGTAGGACACGAGCGGGACCATCACCTCGGGCCGCACCTTCACGCCCGACTCCGCCACCTGGCAGGCCGCCTCGGCGATCGCGCGGACCTGCATGCGGTAGATCTCGGGGAAGGTGATGCCGAGCCGGCAGCCGCGGTGGCCGAGCATCGGGTTGAACTCGCGGCGCTCCTCGATGCGCGCCCGCACCGCCGCCACGTCGTCGCCGAGCGCCTCGGCCACCTCGCGGATACCCGCCTCCTCGTGCGGGAGGAACTCGTGGAGCGGCGGGTCGAGCAGCCGGATCGTGACCGGCAGCCCCTCCATCGCGCGGAAGATCCCGGCGAAGTCGCCGCGCTGCATGGGCAGGAGCTTGGCGAGCGCGCGGGCGCGCTGGGCCTCGTCGGTGGCGAGGATCATCTCGCGCACGGCGAGGATCCGCTCCTCCTCGAAGAACATGTGCTCGGTGCGGCACAGGCCGATGCCCTCGGCGCCGAAGTCGCGCGCCACCTTGGCGTCGTGGGGCGTGTCGGCGTTGGTGCGCACGGACAGGCGGCGCGCCGCGTCCGCCCAGCGCATCAGCTCGGTGAACTCCGCCCCGAGCTGGGGCGTCACGGTCGGCACCGGGCCGAGGATCACCTCACCCGTCGAGCCGTCGATCGTGATCTCGTCGCCGGCCCGCACCACCGCGTCGTCGACCCGGAACTCGCCCCGCTCGTAGGAGATCTGGAGCGACCCGCAGCCCGCGACGCAGCACTTGCCCATCCCGCGCGCCACCACCGCGGCGTGCGAGGTCATGCCGCCGCGCGCGGTCAGGATCCCCTCCGCCGCGTGCATGCCGTGGATGTCCTCGGGCGAGGTCTCGATCCGCACCAGCACCACCCGCTCGCCGGCCTTCGCCTTCGCCTCGGCCTCGTCGGCGGAGAACACCACCTTGCCGCAGGCGGCGCCGGGCGAGGCCGGCAGGCCCTTGGCGATCACGCGCTTCACGGCCTCGGGGTCGAGCGTCGGGTGCAGGAGCTGCTCGAGCGAGCCCGCGTCCACCCGCGCGAGCGCCTCCTCGCGCGAGATCAGCCGCTCGCGCGCCATCTCGAC comes from the Deltaproteobacteria bacterium genome and includes:
- the ppdK gene encoding pyruvate, phosphate dikinase, whose product is MSARKAGGARKRVYGFGNGRADGRAGMKELLGGKGANLAEMTRIGLPVPPGFTISTEVCAEFQAAGRLPKAVLPEVAKALARVERGMGMRFGDRERPLLVSVRSGARVSMPGMMDTVLNLGLNLETVEGLARLADARFAWDSYRRFVQMYGDVVLEVPREHFEHRLEAAKARRGVALDTELGADDWRALVREYLGIVEEHSGRPFPQDPREQLEGAIAAVFRSWETPRAVTYRRLNGIPEQWGTAVNVQAMVFGNMGDDCATGVAFTRDPSTGANVFYGEYLKNAQGEDVVAGIRTPQPLNKESRSPGQAHLPTLEEELPRAYKELLRIRRTLESHYREMEDIEFTIQSGTLWMLQTRTGKRTARAAVKIAVEMARERLISREEALARVDAGSLEQLLHPTLDPEAVKRVIAKGLPASPGAACGKVVFSADEAEAKAKAGERVVLVRIETSPEDIHGMHAAEGILTARGGMTSHAAVVARGMGKCCVAGCGSLQISYERGEFRVDDAVVRAGDEITIDGSTGEVILGPVPTVTPQLGAEFTELMRWADAARRLSVRTNADTPHDAKVARDFGAEGIGLCRTEHMFFEEERILAVREMILATDEAQRARALAKLLPMQRGDFAGIFRAMEGLPVTIRLLDPPLHEFLPHEEAGIREVAEALGDDVAAVRARIEERREFNPMLGHRGCRLGITFPEIYRMQVRAIAEAACQVAESGVKVRPEVMVPLVSYVGELARLRKLAEEEIARVLGEHKGTRVRITIGTMIEVPRACLVAEEIAHHADFFSFGTNDLTQMGSALSRDDAGKFLPDYLERGILGDDPFVSIDEEGIGALIRIGVEGGRRARRDLKVGICGEHGGDPKSVRFCDAAGLDYVSCSPFRVPVARLAAAQAAIAARGSRKPRAKAKGRGRR